TGAAAATGTGGGTCTCATTTTTGAGGGTGAGTCTTATCTAATGAACAGAAGAGTTGATAGAGAAGTAACTAGAGCAGAATGCCTGTCTCTTTGTATGTAACCTGCTGAGCATCCTTGATATGACTGCTAAATGTAACCAAGACTTCCTTTATAAGGGATTCACTGAAGATTCTACTACAAGGATTAGAAGAGTCCTTTCCAAGATACCTAGAAAACAtcaaagaaacataaacacagaTGATTTTTCAGCAAGGAGTTTATGAGAGAAGGAATTGCAATTGAGGCTAAGCACAATGGGATCGTGAGGACCAAAAGCAAATGGTCATCTCAACCCAGATTCCACATTCAGCTCAACAGCCTTTATGCTGTGTATTTGGAGCTTGGGTGGTGATTGCagttttattttgcctttcttCGCACAATGGCTGCTTTGGGCACTGGGGGCATGTCGGGCACACAGGGCACTTCTGGCACACTTGGCACTTCTGGCACACTCGGCACTTCCGGCACCACGGAAACCTTCTTTGGGCTGAGGACACAAACAAAGCATCAGGTGTTAAGTAAAGAGGCCAGCAGTGTGTTAGTAAACACTCCTATGGAGATGTACTGTACATGGTACAGAGTAAGTTTGTTGTACTGGTGACATCACAGTCAGCACCATGGACACGAGACATTTAACAAGTATTGATCATGTACAGGACATGACACCCACaccatatttctttaaaatttctgtATTTTCCTGACAGAACACATTCATGCAATGGCATTTGGTTTCTAAGtcaattttttaaagcaaaacagaTTATTCTTTCTTAACAAATTTATTAATCATGTATAAGAGGACTTATCAATATGTTCTATATTTTGAAGGTGTCTCACAGATAATTTTTTTATCTTGATGTCTGTGACTCCATTTATCCCTAAACCTATaatggggaacagagctcagGAGTCACaggtaaatacatttttaaatgaaaaaacttAACACTGGGTTGACTCTCACTGTTACTTCTATTAATAAGACAGAAAAGATCTTAGAGTATCAAGGGACAACTACCTGAACCAAGCTGTTATAGCCATGATTCCAGGCTCATCTTCAGTCCTGCCTCAAGAGACACCAAGCCTCCATCACAGGGCTTGAGCACTTACCTACATCTTGAAGAGCAGAGCCTTCTGTGCCTccaaaggagacagaaacagcCTGGTCCTCTTCCTCTGGCTGCTCCTCAGTTTTAGTCTCTTCATCTGTGTTTTGGATAGGATCAGCCTGGACCTGGAAGGCCAGCAGAacgagggcagagaggaggactAGTGTCTTCATGGCTGGGAGTCACCTGGAAGATTAGTGAGCAGGAGCTCAATGTGTGGAGAATGAGTAGCCATCCTGCATTTATAGGGCAGAGAGGCGTCCCCACTGAGAGAAGGTACTCATTGATGGGAACTGGGAGAGTCTGTAACCCTCAAGTTCTGTCTTTTGTCCTCATGGCTTCCAACATGATATTGCTCTGTGTGTTCAGTGCCTCCCACCACTCCCACTGATAATGATGAATTAGGCCTTGCTATCTTTCCCTGTTTTCCATCTGCTTGAGTATTTATCTCTCAGTGGTCGGGAAAGAAAAGAGATGTTCATTGCCTAATTTAATAAATAGATTAATCAAATGATTATTGGCTTTTGAACTTGGAGCCTGGACCAGACCTTGACCAGGTGGACTAGAGAGTCAGTTCTTTGCATGATTTAGGGAAATCACCCTCAGGAAGGACGATTTTGTGAATCTTTTCCTATGGGGCCACGAAACTAAAATGGCCTTATGTCACCAGTGAATTGAATTCAAGACAGAGTTTGTCAGAGGGAAGCTAGAGTGGGTTGTTCTGAAGAAGTCACAGTGACAGAACATATATCATAAGAGTGTGCTCTGGGTGCCTCTTCACTCCTGGGAACCATCCAGTGACATGTTTAGATTCCTATATGAGACCTTATaggaacttttttcttttgggaaaggagatcaggaaaaataaaaaaaaataaaaaactacatcaatttttttctccttccttaaaTTATTCATGGTAATTGCTATCTCtgagtctatttttaaaaaccaaagtcCTCTTCCAATTGTTTGATTTTAGTTGTTTTTGAACTCTTCTAATACCTAGGAAAATCCTAGTGTCTATCATTATATGGCTATATGCATAAAATACTTATACAGATCCCACAGAGCTTAAAAGCAGCAgtaattttgcttttcttttgcaaCAACCATGCACAGCCTACTTGTGACATGATTAGTAGATCATGCTGCTCACTGTCATGAAGTCTCTATGACAAATATCCTTaattcctctatttctttacaaGATGTTACTTGCTGACGATTCCTTTGTGCTCATTCTGCATCTTGATGCCTAACCAAGACTTGTCCAGCCATTGTTGGAATAGTCCTACAATTTTCATGATTGACTCCTACACTTTTGTTTATATCTAAGGTGTGATACAAGCTGATAATTCAGGGCACCAAGaatgaagagaaattaaaattacTGTTCACCTTGAGACCTGGAAATTACATGCCATTTACCCATGGTGCTGTGAGGATAAGTCAAGAGTCTCTGGAATGCAAGTGTCAGACTCCTAAATCAAACTGTTTTAAACACAACCCTGACACCAGGTAGTAGCAAATGCAAAGATGAGCACAATTTCCAGGTGCAAAGTAAAATGAAGAAGCTCAAATGATGATGCTGCCCTGGCCCACACTCTTCACTTTTTGTAGCCCTACTTTATATGGATGTACTCACAAAGACCTCTCTCATGTGATAAGGTCATATATTCTTCTGAAGCAATCTCATTCAGAGAATCACAAGACACTTCAAGAAGGAATAGCAATGAGTCCATGCAATGAGAAATAAAGTAAAAGTCAAAGAGAAAGGCTGTTCAAAAGGTAAAATATCAGAACAACAAGAGCAAGAAGCTGAGCACAAGGAAAGCCAGTAactgaaatgaaacaaacaaaaaaacaagaggaCTTAGTAGGTGAGAGTCTACAGACAGGCCTGGTAAACAGAGTTCAAGTCTCAGGCACTACAGAGTGGAAAGAGCAAACAGCCTGCCactagctgtcctctgacctccacattagTTCTGTGGAACACGAGTTCTCCCTACATATATAATAAgggaataaatttaaaatgaattttaagaaaataataaccTTCACAAGACAGACAGCCCCTGATTTAATTATAGAAAGCATGGTTTTGTCCAAAGAAAGGTCCCCTAGGTTAGCCTAATCCCAAAGAGTCTCAAGCAATTCATTTTTCTTGGCCTTGGACAAACATTGAGGAATTGCTAGTTTATATAATAACTGATAATTGCTGTAGTTTGTGATGCTCAGAAGACATGTCCCGATTGAAATCGCATCACACCATCAACATGGTATTTTCCACAAGTTCCACCCCAGGAGCTAGAGGACATCACTTATCGCTACAGAGGACCTCTGAAGAAATTGCAGTGAGCAACCTGTGATATCATGAAAAAAATACACTATAGATGCAGAGCCGGCGGTCAAccccatggtccctagaggactctccgcACGATTTTAGGACTACtagtgagtgaaacacaacttctgttccaatccaatagCGTGGGACCTGAGATAGCATTAGAGAAGAAGAAaacctgaccaggggcacaagtcccttctggttggcaccagcaccgggtcaccttgggcgtggagtctttGTACATGTCTAGGGTCCCTAGGGGACTCTCCatgagatcttaggaccactggtgtgtggaacacaacttctgttccaatccaatcgccggggacctgagacagcattagggaaacagaaaaccgACCTTAccagggcacaagtcccttccagtcggcacccgcaccaggtcaccttggcaTAGAGTTGGCATACACCCCCAGGGTCCACAGAGGAATCTTaacacgatcttaggaccactgaccagagaGCTTCCcactcctcaaaggagacaccacttccaggcactgtaacatgcccaggatcttaggacaataggatcccaggataacaggagctgggtaacaccagtatttcagggtctcagaggaacttgactgccaagaactctgacacactcagaatctcaggttcacaggagcccacaatcaaaggatcacagagaaagctggactctgaggagtcctgcatcaactgggattataggaaggaaaggctccaatcagatatattgaggacagcaaatacttgagataatcagattgCAGGAGGCAAGCATATGAACAGAAGCAAcatggcattatcagaaccaaactctcccaccgtagcaagtcctggatacaccatgacaccagaaaagcaagacatggatctaaagtcacttcttatgatgatgatggaggactttaataaggaaatacaggaaaacacaggtaaacagctagaagcctttaaagaggaaatacaaaaatcccttagagagttacaggcaaacactactaaacaggtgatggaattgaacaaaaccatccaggatctaaaaatggaagtagaaacaataaagaaaacctaaagggagacaactctggatatagaaaccctaggaaagaagtcaggaactatagatacgagcatcagtaacagaatacaagaaatggaagagagaatctcaggtggcaaagattccatagggaacatggacacaacaataaaaaaaaggcaaatgcaaaaagattctaactcaagtatttttctttctgtgctgtGAGCCTGTGGGCAGGCTGGGGAGGGGCCCTTTGGCCCTCCCGCCTGGGAGCCAAACTCCCACCCTAACAGAGACCCCAAGTTTTCTGTGTTAAGGGGCGTCCGCTTAAGCCCCGTGGCATTTTCTCTTTTGGTCGGTCTGTCGCAGCTTTTAGGCTTATTTGGGCCAGTTTCTAATGGCTGACCTGGTGCCTATCTCGGGCTACTGAGAAGTTAGGTCCTAATCAAGTGCTTGCAGCAAATGGGACCCAATTGTTGAACCTCTCCTGCTTTGCTTCGGATTGGTACTTGAGTGTTATAACTAAGGAGAAATATGATTCCCTTTCTGGCTTCGAGGATGTGTTTAATCTTCGACTCAGCTGCGTGCTCTCCTCATAATTCTGAAACTGGAAAGAACATATTGAGCTTGGCCTGCTGTCGTTTAGTTGATCTATTGTTTGTTTGGAGAAAATTCATCAGTGGGAAGACTAGTTGACTGTACATTGGACTTGGACATGGAAGCTCATCTCACAGATATGGAATCATGTGGGGGTCCAACTACTTCTTTAGCCGGTTAATCTAGAAACACACATGTGGAAGATGATAATGTTGTATTTATTGAATCAGTACATCCTCCAATATATGCTCCAgcaatacctaataaaagaaactttgtatTTGCTTCCTCAAAATATGAAAATCCACGAGGAACTGATTCCACAATTTCCCTTTCTTGGAGAGATTTGACTTCTCAGAAGGGAGATATATGTGAAACAATTGTAATTGATGATGAAGGGGACACAGACAAAAATAGTGGGGAGGAGAAAAATCCTACCGACTTTATTGAATGGGGactgaatggaaataaaaatagtacCAAACATCTGGATTTCCCCATTGCCAGTCTATCAAGAAGCAAGACCAAGGCTGCAGTAGGACCTTTTAATCCCGGTAGGATTGATGTCACAGATGCATTTCAGAATGGAAGATTTGCAGTTCATCACAATCCTGATTCTTATATCTCCCAGTCACCATCATTTCCTCATaaccagaaacaacaaaaagtggATTCTTTTTCACCAGTGGCCTCACTTCCTAAACAGAATTTCCAGCCGTTAAAGCAACAACATCTTACTAAACCTGCTAATAAAATTACTTGTGCAAACTGCAAAAATCCTTTACAGAAGGGGCAGACAGCTTATCAATGAAAAGGATCAGCTCACCTCTTTTGTTCAACcacctgcctttcttctttctcccagaaGTGGACTCAAAGGACACGGAATgtaaagtgtaaaaaaaaaattctcctgtGAGAACCACAACTATTGTTCCTCCAGTGGAGCCAAGCAATCCTTACAAGGATTTTATAATGCATCGCCATCTCTCTATGAAAACTGCCAGAGTCTTAGGAAAGAAGTTTTTACTAAGTCCAGATGTATAATCTGTAATTAATTAGGAGAGGTTCGCCATGAAATCAGTGTTAACAGTATAACACATAAACTGTGCAGTAATAATTGCTTTAATAAATACAGATTGACGAATGGTCTAATAATGAACTGCTGTGAACAGTGTAGCAAGTAAATGCCCAAGAGTACTGGGCACAGCATTCTGATAACAGGTCAGCAAAAGAGATTCTGCTGCCAGAATTGTGCTGATGAATATAAAGAGataatggaaacaaaataaaaaatactgcttttacaaaatagataaaagaatgctatcagagaagaaagtgaaaaatGATTACATGAATCATCAGGTACACTTTCAAGAACCACAGGAGATGTACccgaaaaaaaggaaaaatcttcAGAGATAATAAAAGTCACAGCAGACTAGCCTAGATACATCATCAGAGGAACAAAATGTGAATTTACCTTGTTCTGTGGCAGTAATTCCTCATACATTTAAAGAGCAACTAGGAGACAAAAATTCAGAGGAGTTTGATATGTCCATTGTACCTTCTTTGAATCCAGGTTCATGGCCCCGAATTTTGAATATGAAACAACATGAATTTCTTGTCAAAAACAATCCACCTCaaataagaaattttaattttccaaaagagAGTGCAGGCAAGACGTTTTCAGAAACATATTATACCCGAGTTTTTCCAAATGGTTAAAAGGGCACCAGACCCTGGCTCCTCTTCTCAGCCTCGAAAGACTCTGTGTTTTGCCTATATTGCAGACTCTTTGGGGAATGAAAAAATCAGCTGAGAAATGAGAATGGGTGCAAAGATTGGCATTATCTGTCACATCTTAGTAAACATGACGAAAGTGAAATGCACATGAACAATAGTGTTAAGTATTCAAAATTAAAGTCTGACTTGGAAAATAAAACCAATGAAGCTACAAAAGGTGGGGAAAATTGTGTGCAACTATTGTACACATAATGTCCTGTCTGCTCTACTTATGACAGTGTCTGCATTACCCAGACACTGTCATGAAAAGTTTTGTACCATACACTGTGAAAGAGGAACTTACAGGAGATCATTAGCAATATGTCTAACAGCAAACAAATAGTAAAAAATGTTCCTGTTCTAAACATAAAAACAATGTGTGAGGGTGTAGACATTCTTGCAGACTTTAGCAAAGGCAGTTTGACCTTTGTCACTATTAGGGCTCTCACCTTGTAAAATGTTGTTGGAGGACTTGCACTTAATGTCCTAAGAGCAAGAGGTGGCAGGATGCATATGTAACAAGCTAAAGAAAATGTATTCTGGCCACAGGGTGGTGGtatgcacctttaatctcagtactcagacaCAGAGAGTTGGATATAtatgagctctaggccagcctggtctacagagcaagttccaggagagccaaggtaCACacaaaccctatcttgaaaaaccaaaaaaaaaaaaaaaggaaaaaaagaaagaagaaaatgcgtTCAAACAGCTTAAGAAACAACAGCTGTTTGTTATTAAACCAAAttgagttttatttctttaaaacattttttatttgtgcAAAACAGTTATTTCTTGTGGTAAATAGAAGTAATTcgtgttttattgattttatatttttgttttcaacttAATGTGtaaatgttttagttttgttATGAGAATTATAAAGAATATATAGCTATTAGTATAACTATAAGAATTAAAATGTGGAATTAGGGAAGCaaaaaacccggcctgatcaggggcacaagaccCTTCCGGTCCACGCCAGCACCGGGTTACCTTGGGCTTGGAGTTTGTGGACACAcacaaggtatacacaggaccctccacaggatcttaagacctctgtgagtggatcacaacttctgccaggagcaagttcgaacaacagatatctgggcaccttccctgcaagaagagagcttgcctacagagagtactctaaacactgaaactcaggagagagctagtgtcCCAGGTCTGCTAATGGAGGCTAATATAAACACCTGAGAACAAGATctagccagagacaactacaacaactaactccagagattaccagatggcaaaaggcaaacttaagtatcttagtaacagaaaccaagaccactcaccatcatcaaaacccagcactcccaccccacccagtcctgggcaccccaacacacctgaaaagatagtccctgatttaaaagcatatctcatgatgatggtagaggacataaagaaggactttaataactcacttaaagaaatacaggagaacactgctaaaaagttagaagaccttaaagaggaagcacaaaaatcccttaaagaattgcaggaaaacacgaccaaacaggtgatggaattgaataaaaccatccaagaccaaaaaagggaagtagacacaataaagaaaacccaaagtgaggcaacgctggagatagaaaacctaggaaagaaatctggaaccacagatgcaagcatcagcaacataacacaagagatggaagagagaatctcaggtgcagaagattccatagagaacatcagcacaaaaatcaaagaaaatacaaaatgcaaaaacatcctaactcaaagcatccaggaaatccaggacacaatgagaagaccaaacctaccgataataggagtagatgagaatgaagattttcaacttaaagtgccagcaaatatattcaacaaaattatagaagaaaacttctcaaacctaaagaaagagatgcccatgaacatacaagaagcctacagaaccccaaatagactggaccagaaaagaatatcctcccgacacataataatcagaacaacaaatgcactaaataaacatagaatattaaaagcagtaagggaaaaagaacaagtaacatataaaggcaggcctatcagaattacaccagacttttcaccagagactatgaaagccaaaagatccagggcagatgttatgtagacaccaagagaacacaaatgccagcccaggctactatacccagccaaactctcaattaccattgatggagaaatgaaagtattacatgacaaaaataaatttacacaatatctttccatgaatcaagcccttcaaaggaaaaacagaaaaaaaaacaatacaaggatggaaactacaccatagTAAAGGCAAAAaataatcctttaacaaacctaaaagaagacagccacaagaactgaATCctaactctaataacaaaaacaggaagcaaaaattacttttccttaatatctcttaatgtcaatggactcaattcccaaataaaaagacatagattaatagactggcgacacaaacaagacccaatattttgctgcttacaggaaacccatctcagggaaaaagacagacactaccttagagtgaaatggctgggaaacaattttccaagcaaatgatctgaagaaacaagatggagtagtgattctaatatcgaataaaatcgacttccaacccaaagttatcaaaaaagacaaggagaggcacttcatactcaacaaagataaaatgtaccaagatgatccctcaattctgaatatctatgctccaaaagcaagggcagccacattcattaaggaaacttttgtacagctcaaagcacacatttcacatcacacaataataatgggagacttcaacaccccactctcttaatggacagatcctggaaacataaactaaacagagacacagtgaaactaacagaagttatgaaacaaaatggatttaacagatatctacagaacttttatcctaaaaca
The Mus musculus strain C57BL/6J chromosome 8, GRCm38.p6 C57BL/6J genome window above contains:
- the Defa29 gene encoding alpha-defensin-related sequence 1 precursor (defensin related sequence cryptdin peptide (paneth cells) (MGD|MGI:94881 GB|NM_007844, evidence: BLASTN, 98%, match=468); putative), whose amino-acid sequence is MKTLVLLSALVLLAFQVQADPIQNTDEETKTEEQPEEEDQAVSVSFGGTEGSALQDVAQRRFPWCRKCRVCQKCQVCQKCPVCPTCPQCPKQPLCEERQNKTAITTQAPNTQHKGC